The sequence AATCGGCCCTTCACCGGCCGCCGTTCACCAGCGGCCCTTCACCGGCGCCCGTTCACCAGCCGCCGTTGCCGCCGCCCAGGATGTCGGGGAAGCCGGGGATGTGCCAGCCGCCGCCCGGCTTGTTGCCGCCGTGGCCGCCCCGGCCGGGCTTGTGCTTGCCGCGGCCCTTGTCGCCCTCGTCGCCCTGGGGCTTGTCCTTCGGGGGATCGTCGATCGCGACGGTGGGCAGGGTGGGCGCGGGCCGGTCGGCCAGCGCGCCGGACATGGCGTCGCGCCAGATGGGGCCGGGGGTGTCGGCGCCGTAGACCTTGTCGTGGGGCACGCCGCCGATGGTGATGTCGTACATCTTGCGCTTGTGCTGCGGGTCGCCGACCCAGACCGCGCCGGCCGCGTTGGGCGTGTAGCCGACGAACCAGGCGGCGTAGCGGCTGTCGGTGGTGCCGGTCTTGCCGGCGCTGTCGCGGCCCTTGAGCCCGGCCTCCTTGCCGGTGCCGTCCTCGACCACGCCCTTGAGCAGCGTGTTGATCGTGTCCGCGGTCTTCTTCGACATGGCGGTGCGGCAGCTGGTCTGCGGGACCTTCAGCGCCCGGCCGCGCGCGTCGGTGATCGACTCGATGGCCACCGGTGAGCAGTACCGGCCACCGCCGGCGAACGCCGCGTAGCCGGCCGCCATGGTGAGCGGCGACATCTCCTGGGTGCCGAGTGTCATCGACGGGACCTGCTGCAGCGGCTTGCCGTCCGCCCGCTCGATGCCCATCTTCTGCGCCATACCGACCACAGGGCAGACGCCGATGTCGCTGATCAGCTGCACGAAGTAGGTGTTGACCGACTTCGCGGTCGCCTCCTTCATGGCGTACGGGCCGACCTCTTCCTTGTTCTCGTTCTCGACGTTCTCGGAGCCGCTGCCCCGCCATTCGCCGTCACAGGTCTGGACGGGGCTGGGGTACGGCATCCGGTACGGCGACGGGTACTCCTGCTCCGGATTCGTCCCCTGCTCCAGCGCGGCCGCCGCGACCACCGGCTTGAAGGTCGACCCGGGCAGATAACCGGCGCCCCCGCCCATGTCGTGGTTGACCGAGAGGTTGATCACGGTCTGGTTCTCACCGAAGCCGTACGGGCGCGACTGGCCCATGCCGAGGATCTTGCCGGTGCCCGGTTCGACGATGGTGGCGGCCGAGGCGACCGGGTCGTCCTCGTAGACATGGTCCTTGAGTGACGCCTGCACCGACTTCTGGGTCTGCGGGTCGAGGGTGGTGCGGATGGTCATGCCGCCCTCGTTCCAGCGCTGCAGACGGACCTTCCGGCTCTTGCCGAACGACTTGTCGCGGAGGAAGACCGTGCGGATGTAGTCGCAGAAGAAGCCGGCGCCATGGGTGGCTGTGATGCAGCCGTTCTTGGGGCGGCTGACCGCCAGCTTGATCGGCTTCTTGGCGGCCGCGTCGGCCTCCGCCTGGGTGACGTCCTTCATATCGGCCATCCGCTGCAGCACGGTGTTGCGCCGCCGGGTGGCCTCCTGCGGGTCATTGACCGGGTCATAGCGGCTGGGCGACTGGACGATGCCCGCCAGCAGCGCCGATTCCCCGAGATCCAGGTCCTTTGCGTGCTTGCTGAAGTAGCGCTGGGCGGCCGCCTCGATGCCGTAGGCCTGCTGCCCGAAGAACGTGATGTTGAGGTAGTTCTGCAGGATCTTGCGCTTGCCGAGCTCTTTCTCGACCTGGATCGCGTACTTGAGCTCCTTGACCTTCCGGCCGAGGGTCTGCTGGGTGGCCTGCGCGACCTTGTCCGGGTTGTCGCCCGCTTCCTCGATGAAGACGTTCTTCACATACTGCTGGGTCAGCGTCGAGGCGCCCTGGGAGACGGCGCCGGACTGGGCGTTCTTGTTGAGCGCCCGCAGGATGCCCTTCACGTCCACGGCACCGTGCTGGTAGAAGCGCGCGTCCTCGATCGCGACGATCGCCTTCTGGATGTACGGCGACATGTCCTTGAGGCCGACGACCGTACGGTCACGGGAGTAGACCTTGGCGATCTCGCCGCCCTTGGCGTCCAGAATCCGGGTCCGCTGGCTGAGCGGCGGCGTCTTGAGGTTCGCCGGGATGTCGTCGAAGCCCTCGACCGATCCCTTGGCGGTCAGGCCCAGCGCCCCGGCCGCCGGGAGCGCGAGCCCGGCGAGCACCGCTCCGGCCAGGACGCTGACACCGAGGAACTTGGCGGCCTGCTGAGTCTTGGGCAGACCCCTGCCATCGCGCTTCTTAGGCATGAGGGCACCCTACGTTCTCAATCGCCGGACAGGGGCGCACCTGTTCGTTTAGCCTGGTGTCAGCTACCACAGCTGAACGGTTACGCATCGGTTCGTCAACCCCCTCCTCCCGCGGGCCGCGCCCCCACGTGCCCCTGTGTGTCGAGAGAAACCCCGTGTCAGGACGGTGAACTGTCCCGTCTTGTGCGCAACGTGACGTATGCCGTTCGGTCACTCCGTTGGGTGATCTGCCGCGTACGCATAGTCCGTTCGGGCCATTCAAGATTGGGCCCGAAGGGGGTGTTGCGCCCTGCCTGCCTTCCGTAACGTCCTCAACTGGCAACGGTGAATATGCCGATTGCCGCCGTGGGGGAGCCTCGATTCGGGAGAGGACGGCGCCAGCATGAGCTGGGTAACCGACTGGAGTGCACAGGCAGCCTGCCGCACTACCGATCCGGATGAACTGTTCGTACAAGGGGCGGCGCAGAACCGCGCCAAGGCAGTGTGCACCGGGTGTCCGGTACGCACGGAATGCCTGGCCGATGCCCTGGACAACCGGGTGGAGTTCGGCGTGTGGGGCGGGATGACCGAGCGCGAGCGGAGGGCGCTGCTGCGTCGCCGCCCGACGGTGACGTCATGGCGTCGGCTGTTGGAGACAGCGCGCACGGAGTACGAGCGCAGCACGGGCATTCTGCCGTTGGACTGCGAGGACGAGATCTTCGACGAGTTCGCTGCGGTCGGGTAGGCGGGCAACTGCGGGCTGGGGCCCGTAGCCCGCAGACTGCGGCCGGGAGATTTGGCCGAGAAGTTTTGGCTGGTGGCGCGTTCTGAGTGCTGTGTAGTGACGTGCCATCAGTGTTGTTACGGCGCCTGGTAGTTAGCCGCTCAAGGAGTTGCGTGCTCCGTGAGTGGGGCGTCCGGTAGGTGGGCTGCCAGGTATGAGGTGCCCAGGGTGCCCAGGGCGTGCGCGGGTGGTGCGGTGTGACACTTGGCTGTGTGTGACATGCGCCTGCGGGCGGACGTGCCGGTGCGCGTGTGCCTACCTGTTGTGCGCGCTGGCGAGAGGCGTTTCGTGCGGGGTGTCGGGCGCTGTGGGTGAGTGGCGCTGTGGGTGAGTGGTTGAGTCGGCCGTGCGTACGGCTCAACTGTTGTGGTCCGTGGAGCCTTCGGTGTCCGTGGGGTTCAGCGTCAGGCGGTCGCCGATGGCGCGCAGCCCTGCGAGGTCATGAACATCGCCGGGCAGCGCGGCGACCTCGGTCACCGGAACCTCGGGATGCAGCGCGGTGAAGCGGTCCCGCGTGCGACGTTCGCGCGCGAGGACCTGCATACGTTCCGCGTGCAGCCGTAGCAGCCGGGCGGCCAGTTGCGCCGCCGGGACCGACGTGGGTGCCACCTGATCCGCCGCGGCAGCGGGGGAGAGGCTGCCGGCGGTACGTGATCCAGCCTTCCCGCCGTCGAGATCCACAATGCCGGTGGTTTCAAGATTATTTTCTGCGCGGCCGGGAGCCGGGCCGGCCGTGGCGGTGTCCGACGGCGTTTCCGCGTCCGTGCCCGACATCGCGTCCGGGGCCGCTTCCGAAGCCGTTTCCGGCGTCGTGTCCGCGTGGGTGTCCTCCGCCATGCGGTCGGTCAGGGCCTCCGCGGCGGCCAGGGCGCGCTCTGCGCTCAGTTGGGCGGCGCCGCTGCCGTGCACCCGGTTCAGCACGAGGCCGGCCAGCGGCATCTGCTCGGCGGCCAGCCGCTCGACGAAGTACGCCGCCTCGCGCAGCGCGTCCCGCTCCGGCGCGGCCACCACGAGGAACGCCGTGCCGGGCGCCTGCAGCAGGCGGTAGGTGGCGTCCGCGCGGGTGCGGAAGCCGCCGAACATGGTGTCCATGGCGGCCACGAAGGTCTGCACATCGCGCAGCAGTTGGCCGCCCATGAGCTTGCTGAGGGTGCCGGTCATCATCGACATGCCGACGTTGAGGAACTTCATGCCGGCCCGGCCGCCGACCTTCGCCGGCGCCATCAGCACCCGGATGAACTTGCCGTCCAGGAAGGAGCCGAGACGCTTGGGCGCGTCCAGGAAGTCCAGTGCGGAGCGGCTCGGCGGGGTGTCGACGATGATCAGGTCCCACTCGTCGTTCGCGCGGAGCTGGCCGAGCTTCTCCATGGCCATGTACTCCTGCGTGCCCGCGAAGCCGGCCGACAGGGACTGGTAGAAGGGGTTCTCCAGGATGGCGCGGGCCCGGTCGGCATCCGCATGGCCCTCGACGATCTCGTCGAAGGTGCGCTTCATGTCCAGCATCATCGCGTGCAGTTCGCCGCCCGCGCTCTCGTCGACGTCCTTGACCTGGCGCGGGACGTTGTCGAGCTCGGAGATGCCCATGGACTGGGCCAGCCGTCTGGCCGGGTCGATGGTCAGCACGACGACCCTGCGGCCGCGCTCGGCGGCGCGTACGCCCAGGGCCGCGGCGGTCGTGGTCTTGCCGACGCCGCCGGAGCCGCAGCACACCACGATCCGGGTGTGCGGGTCGTCGATCAGCGCATCGACCTCGAGCCGCGGGGCCGAGGCATCCAGCGTCGTGGTGTCCGAGGTCATATGGGCCCCTGTTTCCGCAGGTCTCTCGCCAGGCGGTAGAGCCCGGCGAGGTCCACTCCCTCGGGGAGCAGCTCCAACTCGTAGGTGGGCAGGCCGATTGCGGTCAGTTCGGCGTGTTCGGCGCGCTCCAGCTCGACCCGCTCGGCGTGTTCGCGCGCCTGCTCCAGCAGGGGGTCGATCAGCCGGTCCGCCAGGCCGCCGCGGCGGGCGCCGCCCAGACCGGCCTCGGAGAGCGCCTTGGCGACGCCCGTACGGGCCCCGCGGGCGGCGCTGTCGAGGGCGCCGTTGTCCAGCAGCGCCGGGCGGGTCATGTTGATGACGACGCCGCCCACGGGGATGCCGGCGGCACGCAGCTCGGCGACGCCGTCCGCGGTCTCCTGGACCGGCATCTCCTCCAGGAGCGTCACCAGATGCACCGCGGTCTCGGGCGACTTCAGGACCCGCATCACGGCCTGTGCCTGATTGTGGATCGGGCCGATCTTCGCGAGTCCCGCGACCTCGTCGTTGACGTTCAGGAAGCGGGTGATCCGGCCGGTCGGCGGGGCGTCCATCACGACCGCGTCGTAGACGAACTTGCCGCTCTTGTCCTTGCGGCGCACCGCTTCGCACGCCTTGCCGGTCAGCAGGACGTCCCGCAGGCCCGGCGCGATGGTCGTGGCGAAGTCGATCGCGCCGAGTTTCTTCAGCGCCCGGCCCGCGCTGCCGAGCTTGTAGAACATCTGGAGGTAGTCCAGAAGGGCGCGTTCGGCGTCGATGGCAAGGGCGTGGACCTCCCCGCCCGACCGTCTTCCGCCGCCGCCCCGGGAGGGCTCTCCCGCAGGCTCCGTCCGGGGGGAGCCCCACGGCGACGCACCGTCCGATGCCGGACCCACCGCGATCTTGCGTTCCTCGTAAGGAAGCGCTTCTGTTTCGAACAACTGGGCAATGCCCTGCCGGCCCTCGACCTCGACCAGGAGGGTTCGCCGTCCCTCGGTGGCCAGGGCGAGGGCGAGGGCAGCGGCGACCGTGGTCTTGCCGGTACCGCCCTTGCCGCTGACGACATGGAGCCTGCTCACGCAAAGGAGCCTAACCAGTCCGCGTCCCGGCTACGCACGGGATACACCTGGGAAGCCCCGGAGAATCTTCCCGCGGCTTCTCCGGGAAGGGTCCGGGATGCTCCGTAGGGGCCGGGCGGCCGCGCCGCCGGAACGCCGCACGGGAGGGGTGCGGGCGGCCCGCGGCGGACGGCGTCCACCGCGTTCGTGGACAGGTATTACGCTCGCCCCATGACCAAGTGGGAATACGCGACCGTGCCGCTCCTCGTGCACGCAACGAAGCAGATTCTGGACACCTGGGGCGAGGACGGCTGGGAGCTCGTCCAGGTCGTGCCCGGCCCGAACAACCCCGAGCAGCTGGTGGCATACCTGAAGCGGGAGAAGGCGTGAGCGCGGCGGAGGACAAGATCGCGGCGCTCGGGTTCAAGCTGCCGCAGGTCGTGCCGCCGCTGGCCACCTACCAGCCCGCGGTGCGCTCCGGCGCCTATGTGTACACCTCGGGCCAGCTGCCGATGGTGGACGGCGCGCTGCCGCTCACCGGCAAGGTCGGTGCCGAGGTCAGCGCCGAGCAGGCCAAGGAACTCGCCGCGACCTGCGCACTCAACGCGCTGGCCGCCGTGAAGTCCGTCATCGGCGACCTCGACAAGATCCAGCGGGTCGTGAAGGTCGTCGGTTTTGTGGCCTCCGCGCCGGACTTCACCGGCCAGCCGGGTGTCCTCAACGGCGCCAGCGAGCTGCTGGGCGAGATCCTCGGCGACAAGGGCGTGCACGCCCGGTCCGCGGTGGGTGTGGCGGTGCTCCCACTGGACGCCCCGGTCGAGGTCGAGATCCAGGTCGAGATCGCCGAGTAGACACCCTGTAACGGCGCCGGGAAGACATCCCGTAGGGCGCCGGCCAAGACCCGTACGGGCGCCGGGCAGGACCCGTAAGGGCTCTGAGCCCGAGGCGTGCGCCGTGTGCCGGAGGGCCCCTCGTCAGCAGGGGCCCTCCGGCGCGAAAGACGCCCTCGAACATCCGCGCGCGAGCGCATAGCATCCGGCCATGTCGTCCACGACCAACGGCCAGTGGTACCCACCGGAGTGGCCGGACCGCATCCGGGCACTCGCGAACGGCGAGCTGACCCCCGCCGAGCCCCGGCGGGCCGCCACCGTCCTGCTGCTGCGGGACTCCGCCACCGGCGGCCCCACCGTCCACATGCTGCGCAGACGTACCTCCATGGCCTTCGCCGGAGGCGCGTACGCCTATCCGGGCGGCTCCGTCGATCCACGTGACGAGCGACCGGTGGCCTGGGCAGGACCGTCGCGCGCCCAGTGGGCGGTCCGTATGGGCGTCGACCCGGCGACCGCGCAGGCCATCGTCTGCGCGGCGGTCCGCGAGACGTTCGAGGAGGCGGGCGTGCTGCTCGCGGGTGCCTCGGCCGACACGGTCGTCGCGGACACCACCGGCGAGGACTGGGAGGCCGACCGCGCCGCCCTCGTCGCCCATGAGCTGTCCTTCGCCGACTTCCTGGGCCGCCGCGGCCTGGTCCTGCGCTCCGATCTGCTCGGTGCCTGGGCCCGCTGGATCACCCCCGAGTTCGAGCCGCGGCGCTACGACACCTGGTTCTTCGTCGCGGCGCTCCCCGAGGGCCAGCGCACCTGGAACGCCTCCACGGAGGCGGACCGTACGGTGTGGATCCGGCCCCAGGAGGCGGCGGCCGGCTACGACCGCGGTGAGCTGCTGATGATGCCGCCGACCATCGCGACCCTGCGCTCGCTCCAGCCGTACGCCGCCTCCGCGGACGTGCTGGCCGTGGCGGAGGCCCAGAACCTGACGCCGGTGCTGGCGCGGGCCCGCCTGGTGGGCGGTGAGATCGAGTTGAGCTGGCCGGGGCACGACGAGTTCACCAAGCACATCGCACAGACCGATGTCCGGGCCGATGCCGATGCCGATGCCGATGCCGGTGCCGGTGCTGATTCCGGTGCCCCTGCCGGCACCCGTGCCCCGGGGGACGACGACGGTCCTTCGGACAGCCCCGGCCCCTCGGACAGCCCCAGCCCCTCGGGAGGGACCCCCGCATGACCGAAGCATCCGCCCTCCCCGGTCAGCCCCGTGGCGGTGTGATCGCCGGACAGGCGACCGCGCGGGCCCGGTGCGTACTGGCCCCGAACCCGTCGCCGATGACGCTGGACGGCACCAACACCTGGATCGTCGCCGAGCCGGACTCCGATCTCGCCGTCGTCATCGACCCCGGGCCGCTCGACGAGAGCCATCTGCGGGCCGTCATCGACACCGCGGAGCGGGCCGGCAAGCGCATCGCGCTGACCCTGCTGACCCACGGTCACCCGGACCACTCCGATGGCGCCGCCCGTTTCGCCGAGCTGACCCGTTCGGCCGTACGGGCGCTGGACCCGGCGCTGCGCCTGGGCGACGAGGGGCTGGACGCGGGCGATGTCATCACCACCGGTGGCCTGGAACTGCGCGTGGTGCCCACACCGGGCCACACCGCGGACTCGCTCTCCTTCCACCTCCCGGCCGACCGCGCGGTCCTCACCGGCGACACGATCCTGGGGCGCGGCACCACTGTGGTGGCGCACCCCGACGGGCGGCTGGGCGACTACCTGGACTCGCTGCGCCGGCTGCGTTCCCTGACGGTCGACGACGGGGTGGCGACCGTCCTCCCGGGGCACGGGCCGGTGCTGAACGATGCCCAGGGGGCGGTGGAGTTCTATCTGGCGCACCGCGCGCACCGGCTCGCCCAGGTGGAGACCGCGGTCGAGGCCGGCCACCGCTCACCCGCCGAGGTCGTCGCGAACGTCTATGCCGATGTCGACCGCTCGCTGTGGCCGGCCGCCGAGCTGTCCGTGCGGGCACAGCTGGACTACCTGGGAGAACACGGGCTGATCGAGAGCTGACGGCGGCCGGCGGACGGCGGGGACGAGGGCCGGCGGCCGGGGAACCCCGGGCGGGGCAGGCCTTTGGCTGGGGCCGGGGCGGGGCCGACGGCGAGGTGGTCCCGGCCCGGACCCGACCCCGGACCCGAGCCCGGCCGAGAGGCGCCGTCATCCCGCCCGGGGCGGGGGCGTCTTCGCCCCGTGGACGGCCAGGTATTCCGCGGCCAGCCAGGGGGCGAGGCCGGTGAGCAGTTCGTCCAGCAGCCCCGGGTATGCGGCGGGCGCCCGGGCGGCGCGTGCCGCGGCGTGCATCTGCTCGGCGTGCGCCGGGTAGTAGCGGCCGAACACCTCGGCCGACTCGGTGAGATCGCTCGTCCAGCCGCCCCAGCGCGGCATGACCAGGGTGAATCCGGTGCGCACCAGCCGGCGCGTCACACCCCGGGTCAGCCGGGTGCGCTCGGCCTCCGTAGTGGCCGCCGCGGCCTTCTCGCGCAGACCGGGCAGGCTGCGGAAGAGGTCGCCGTTGGTTTCGCGGGCGAGGAGCGAGGTGGGACGGTAGCGGGGCAGCTCCGC is a genomic window of Streptomyces sp. Edi2 containing:
- a CDS encoding transglycosylase domain-containing protein, with the translated sequence MPKKRDGRGLPKTQQAAKFLGVSVLAGAVLAGLALPAAGALGLTAKGSVEGFDDIPANLKTPPLSQRTRILDAKGGEIAKVYSRDRTVVGLKDMSPYIQKAIVAIEDARFYQHGAVDVKGILRALNKNAQSGAVSQGASTLTQQYVKNVFIEEAGDNPDKVAQATQQTLGRKVKELKYAIQVEKELGKRKILQNYLNITFFGQQAYGIEAAAQRYFSKHAKDLDLGESALLAGIVQSPSRYDPVNDPQEATRRRNTVLQRMADMKDVTQAEADAAAKKPIKLAVSRPKNGCITATHGAGFFCDYIRTVFLRDKSFGKSRKVRLQRWNEGGMTIRTTLDPQTQKSVQASLKDHVYEDDPVASAATIVEPGTGKILGMGQSRPYGFGENQTVINLSVNHDMGGGAGYLPGSTFKPVVAAAALEQGTNPEQEYPSPYRMPYPSPVQTCDGEWRGSGSENVENENKEEVGPYAMKEATAKSVNTYFVQLISDIGVCPVVGMAQKMGIERADGKPLQQVPSMTLGTQEMSPLTMAAGYAAFAGGGRYCSPVAIESITDARGRALKVPQTSCRTAMSKKTADTINTLLKGVVEDGTGKEAGLKGRDSAGKTGTTDSRYAAWFVGYTPNAAGAVWVGDPQHKRKMYDITIGGVPHDKVYGADTPGPIWRDAMSGALADRPAPTLPTVAIDDPPKDKPQGDEGDKGRGKHKPGRGGHGGNKPGGGWHIPGFPDILGGGNGGW
- a CDS encoding WhiB family transcriptional regulator; translation: MSWVTDWSAQAACRTTDPDELFVQGAAQNRAKAVCTGCPVRTECLADALDNRVEFGVWGGMTERERRALLRRRPTVTSWRRLLETARTEYERSTGILPLDCEDEIFDEFAAVG
- a CDS encoding ArsA family ATPase yields the protein MTSDTTTLDASAPRLEVDALIDDPHTRIVVCCGSGGVGKTTTAAALGVRAAERGRRVVVLTIDPARRLAQSMGISELDNVPRQVKDVDESAGGELHAMMLDMKRTFDEIVEGHADADRARAILENPFYQSLSAGFAGTQEYMAMEKLGQLRANDEWDLIIVDTPPSRSALDFLDAPKRLGSFLDGKFIRVLMAPAKVGGRAGMKFLNVGMSMMTGTLSKLMGGQLLRDVQTFVAAMDTMFGGFRTRADATYRLLQAPGTAFLVVAAPERDALREAAYFVERLAAEQMPLAGLVLNRVHGSGAAQLSAERALAAAEALTDRMAEDTHADTTPETASEAAPDAMSGTDAETPSDTATAGPAPGRAENNLETTGIVDLDGGKAGSRTAGSLSPAAAADQVAPTSVPAAQLAARLLRLHAERMQVLARERRTRDRFTALHPEVPVTEVAALPGDVHDLAGLRAIGDRLTLNPTDTEGSTDHNS
- a CDS encoding ArsA-related P-loop ATPase, whose translation is MSRLHVVSGKGGTGKTTVAAALALALATEGRRTLLVEVEGRQGIAQLFETEALPYEERKIAVGPASDGASPWGSPRTEPAGEPSRGGGGRRSGGEVHALAIDAERALLDYLQMFYKLGSAGRALKKLGAIDFATTIAPGLRDVLLTGKACEAVRRKDKSGKFVYDAVVMDAPPTGRITRFLNVNDEVAGLAKIGPIHNQAQAVMRVLKSPETAVHLVTLLEEMPVQETADGVAELRAAGIPVGGVVINMTRPALLDNGALDSAARGARTGVAKALSEAGLGGARRGGLADRLIDPLLEQAREHAERVELERAEHAELTAIGLPTYELELLPEGVDLAGLYRLARDLRKQGPI
- a CDS encoding DUF4177 domain-containing protein; its protein translation is MTKWEYATVPLLVHATKQILDTWGEDGWELVQVVPGPNNPEQLVAYLKREKA
- a CDS encoding RidA family protein, with the translated sequence MSAAEDKIAALGFKLPQVVPPLATYQPAVRSGAYVYTSGQLPMVDGALPLTGKVGAEVSAEQAKELAATCALNALAAVKSVIGDLDKIQRVVKVVGFVASAPDFTGQPGVLNGASELLGEILGDKGVHARSAVGVAVLPLDAPVEVEIQVEIAE
- a CDS encoding NUDIX hydrolase, which translates into the protein MSSTTNGQWYPPEWPDRIRALANGELTPAEPRRAATVLLLRDSATGGPTVHMLRRRTSMAFAGGAYAYPGGSVDPRDERPVAWAGPSRAQWAVRMGVDPATAQAIVCAAVRETFEEAGVLLAGASADTVVADTTGEDWEADRAALVAHELSFADFLGRRGLVLRSDLLGAWARWITPEFEPRRYDTWFFVAALPEGQRTWNASTEADRTVWIRPQEAAAGYDRGELLMMPPTIATLRSLQPYAASADVLAVAEAQNLTPVLARARLVGGEIELSWPGHDEFTKHIAQTDVRADADADADAGAGADSGAPAGTRAPGDDDGPSDSPGPSDSPSPSGGTPA
- a CDS encoding MBL fold metallo-hydrolase; this encodes MTEASALPGQPRGGVIAGQATARARCVLAPNPSPMTLDGTNTWIVAEPDSDLAVVIDPGPLDESHLRAVIDTAERAGKRIALTLLTHGHPDHSDGAARFAELTRSAVRALDPALRLGDEGLDAGDVITTGGLELRVVPTPGHTADSLSFHLPADRAVLTGDTILGRGTTVVAHPDGRLGDYLDSLRRLRSLTVDDGVATVLPGHGPVLNDAQGAVEFYLAHRAHRLAQVETAVEAGHRSPAEVVANVYADVDRSLWPAAELSVRAQLDYLGEHGLIES